The sequence agtaacttttccaagctctgcctaatttAGGTCTGACGGGGTTTTACTGAAGTAAAATTCTCCTCAGTCGCCTCTCCTCCCCCGCTTgctgccttctttctctctcgGTCTCTTCTAGGCAGCGCTTCCTCCTGCAGCGAACGCCAGAGGGCAGGCGGGGCAACGAGAAGACAACTCACAGCAGCCGCCTCCCGCCCCTTCACCCGGGCCTGGCCCCATCAATGAGGGCGGCAGTTCTGCGCTCGGCTACCCGGCCCTGCCTCTCGGCTCTGGATTAGCGAAACTGGCGACGTGGGACAATCCCCCGGCCCGGCCCCTTTCACACACGCGCGCACTCTCTGGTGCGCACACCCCTCCGCCCAGCAGCTCACTCAGACGGGGTGAAGTGGGCACTCCAGCAAGCAGCGGCTAGCGCTGCTGTTGCTGGCGACGGCAGTAACCGGGCTTGCCTGGTTCCTTCAGTCACTGAGGGCAACTACAACTGCCTGAAAAACAAAGCAGGAGCTCCTCGCGTCCCATCCGGGCCTCTGAGAGAGAACCGGGTAAACTGTGAAGAGAATAAAAGGGTCCTCCGAAGTGAGGCAGAGGagacgctgctgctgctgccgccgacGCCGCCACCGGCGGAAGAAAAGGAGAGCCCACTGAAGGGAGCAGTGGGCGGGGAAGACAACCGGGTGGGGTGTAAGCTGTGTTTGGTTGGCGGCGCTGTGGGGCGGCCCGTCCGCGTCCCCATCCCCTGTCTgggtggcggcggcggccggGCCATGGCGCTGCTGCGGGCCCGCGCGCTGTACGACTTCAAGTCGGAGAACCCGGGCGAGATCTCGCTGCGGGAGCACGAGGTGCTGAGCCTGTGCAGCGACCAGGAGATCGAGGGCTGGTTCGAGGGGGTCAACAGCCGCGGCGACCGGGGTCTCTTCCCGGCCTCTTACGTGCAGGTCCTCCGAGGCCCCGTCGCCGAGCCGCCGGTCCCGCTACCCGTACCTACGCCGGCCCGCTACGCTAACGTGCCTCCCGGCGTTTTCGAGCCCTTAGCCACGACGCCGTCAACAGCCTTAAACAACCCTCCTccgctgcagcagcagcaacagctccCTCCCCCGGCAGCCGAGCCTTTCCAGCTGCCGCCGCCACCGGCCACTTCGGGCTTCTCCTCCTTCCAAGCGGTGCCTTCTACCTACGGCGGATCTTCCTACCAGACCAGTCAAGGCAGTGACGACGATTGGGACGATGACTGGGACGACAGCTCTACCGTGGCGGACGAGCCGGGCGTTCTGGGCAGCTCCTACCCGGACTGCGAAAATGCAGGGATGGGAGGAGGTGGCCCCGGCGACTCTTCCAGCAGGTACCGCTTTTCCACCCGCTCCGATCTGTCGCTGAGTTCCCGGGGCAGCCAGCCCGGTGGTCACCTGCATCACCAGGTTGGTGGCACCGGCGGAGCCAAGAGCTCGGCCACGGTGAGCCGCAACTTGAACCGCTTCTCCACTTTTGTGAAATCGGGAGGTGAGGCCTTTGTGCTAGGGGAGGCGTCGGGTTTCGTGAAGGATGGGGATAAGCTGTGTGTAGTGCTGGGCTCCTACGGGCCTGAGTGGCAGGAGAACCCTTACCCTTTCCAGTGCTCCATCGAAGACCCAACCAAGCAGACCAAATTCAAAGGCATGAAGAGTTACATTGCCTACAAGCTGGTGCCAAGCCACACCGGGCAGCAAGTGCACCGGCGCTACAAGCACTTTGACTGGCTCTACGGGCGCCTTGTTGAGAAATTCCCAGTCATCTCGGTACCCCATTTGCCAGAGAAGCAGGCTACAGGACGCTTTGAGGAGGACTTTATCTCCAAGCGCCGCAAAGGCCTTGCTTGGTGGATGGATCATATGTGTAGCCATCCAGTGCTGGCCCAGTGTGATGCTTTCCAGCATTTCCTCACCTGCCCTAGCACAGATGAGAAGGCGTGGAAGCAGGGCAAGCGCAAGGCTGAAAAGGATGAGATGGTAGGTGCTAACTTCTTCCTCACCATTAGCGTACCTGCTGGTGGTCCTGCTGCTCTGGACTTGCAGGAGGTAGAAAGTAAAGTAGATGGCTTCAAGAGTTTCACCAAGAAGATGGATGAAAGCACTATTCAGCTGAACCAGACAGTCAATGAGTTTGCTCGCAAGCAGGTCACTGGCTTCAAGAAGGAGTACCAGAAAGTAGGACACTCCTTTAAGGGCCTCAGCCAAGCCTTTGAGATGGACCAGCAGGCTTTTTCAGTTGGCCTCAATCAAGCCATTACCTTCACTGCGGAAGCTTATGATGCTATTGGTGAGCTCTTTGCAGAGCAACCCAGACAGGACCTGGACCCAGTGATGGATTTGTTAGCTCTGTATCAGGGACATCTGGCCAACTTCCCAGACATAATCCATGTCCAGAAAGGTAATGTAGTTGTAACTATATCAGCTTGACTCTCTAACCAAATTAAATTGTGGTGTAAAAGAAGTTAGAACCTGAGTTTTTCTCTGTAGTAGGTTGTTGGTGAAATGGCCCAGAAGAATAGCCATGTTAATTTGTTGCATCAAAGGCAAAGAGTCCTattgcaccttaaagactaacatttGTTGTGAATTGAATGGCCACTGTGCTTATCTTGCATATATCTGAGCCTTGCATTGAAATGTGACAGGCTGTACTGTACCTCCTGGAGCACACTGCCATTTGGCCTCACTGTTCAACTTTTTCTCCCCTCTATACCCgtgtataaatattttgtcaacTGATTGGAGATAGCTTGGTGTTAGATTTGGTTAGGGCATAAGCTTCACTGAATATAGTAGAAGTTGTCCCTGTCTAAATgtggtaggattgcactgtaagtctatTAAAGCCTATGCCACCATAAattggttagtctttaaggtgccacaagatgctGATTTTGGTAAAACATTGGAGACAGTTCTGCATCTGAAGGtagtctcttttctgaaaatttgTAGGCTAAAGTTAAATGGACATGTTTGATTTAAGGATGCTTGTTTTGAACCTCTAATGGTATATTATTACCCCTCCCTGCTCCCTAAAGGGGGAATCTCTATCTGCCTGTCATacccagggtgtgtgtgtttgtaaacaGGAATGTAGTGAAGCGCTGTATAGATACTGAACATCTTTCGTGTCTGATTTGTGTCATAGAGACCATTAGTTATTGCTTCTTGTGAATAGCTTCAGGGGTTTTTTTAACAAGGCAAAGTAAGCTACAAAGCAAGAACACTTGAATTAGTTTCAGGCAACATGCAAACTATTTGGTTCATTAATTAAATGAGTATTAATGTGTATCACATATCTGATACAAAGTTTTTTAACAAATAAACTCTTTGCTGTATTTGGATTTAAGATTTACATTAAGGATAGGAGTGAGATACTGTTcagttgcaactcccatcatccctgaccattggccatgctgactggggctgattggagtcgGGAGTCTAACAGTGAGTGGAAGGTctggaggtttcccatccctgtaagACAGATACAGTACTTAGGTTTTGTTCCCATAGCCACTTTGTGGGATTTGGTCATAAATGTACAGCTATCTGGTACTCTTGTAGTTGACATTTCCAGGGCATTTTCTTTAAAGGCATGTAGAATTCTCTTTGTTTCTTTGTATCTGGTTTTCCACTGATCTAATGTTTCTCTATTTCATATTTTAGGCCACTCTGATGTGTGAAAAATTACGGATATGAAATCTAATGTATTATAATTCAGAATGGTGTGATGAGAAGTTTGACCTCATCTGTACAGATAAACTGGTGAAGTTAGTACCCATTCATGATAGTGTGTTTGTCACCCTGGTGTCTAATTTCCCTAAGCAGTTCTAATCAGTTAATGTATTCCACATATTAAGGGCCAAGAATAAAGATGCCATCCTTTGTTGTGCAAATAATACTATCACTGCATTCAGGACTCTTTTTCATCCAGACAGAAAAACTTGATATAACAAAACACTGTGAAAAGAGATACGGGAGTTGGTACATGACATTCAGGCTGTGGAGATGAGTATTCCAGGAGAAATCTGAAGAGACAGTGTGTATAATTGGTCTTGAAATCAACTGTAACTTGAGTATTATATGTTGGGAGCCCATAAACAAATAGCTAACAAACCTTTTCAGGATCAGAAGATTTGATGTTCCTGTATGGATATATACATCCTTgtatgattgtatttatatattaatgGCAAGGATATTGTAATCAGTGCTGTTGACGTTAGTAAAGGTCAGCTTGTTTTGTCAGTGGATTAGAGTATGAGATTTTTCAACTGTATAAATGATTGATGATAAAGTGTCTGACCTCTAAAAGAAAATGGCACTTTGAAAATTTTAAATTTGAACACTTAATTTCTTAGTCTCTTGCAGTGTCACAGCAGAAGGCAATATAGACCACTAACATTTCTCTTCatgattttaaatgtttgtatatATGAAGAGAAACAGAAACAGCCATTTGAAGGAAAACCTGTTTCACTCAAGTGATAGGCTCTGTATTACATTACAGTGTCATTCTTCAGACTCATTTCATATTCTGTCTGCACTGTCTGTGACAATGTGATTGCCATTTAAGTGCTATTACAATCATGCTGCAGGAAAGGACCTTCATTCTAACCAGCTATCATCATAATTTGCAGAACATTTAAGATAGGAATATATGCCACCACTTTCGGTATCATGTAAATGTTTTCCCTTGGGGCAGTACTTGTAGCCAGAttgattaaaatacaagtcatttTACTCAGACAAGGGTGAGGGTTTGCCATGTGAAGGAAAAAGCAATAATGGATATCTGCCAGCCCTTGGAAAGATTGGCTTGTAAGTCAGCCCATTTCAGAATAATTAATGTGTGCCATGGATTCGTGTTGGCAGACACTAAGTCTGTTAAAAATGGAAGTAGTTGTAGTGCAGATATTATCAAGCTGTTCCTTGGCCACCTTATATATATTACTTGTGTGTCTAAATACTGTAAATCAGCCTAGATCGAAACCCACTGCAAGGTTCCTCCTTACAAGACAGAATAGCTTGGATTATGCCTGTACAACTTGTGCTCCATCATACTGAACACAACTTACTAGCCATGTTTTGTAAACTGTGTTTTGTGGCTTGCCAGGTGTTTGACAGGCTCGTTTTTGAGTTGCGAACGTGACTGGTGGCCTACATTTGGTTTGCTGAGTCACAAATAATGCAGGCTGAGTCCAGATTCTCAAGAATGTGTCaataatttattatattttaccCAAATCCTTACATAGCATGTGATAATGCTTAAGTTACAGTGATCTCTGGACTCTATGGTGTTTAAAAGCTTGCAACTCTTCAGGAATATTAGTTATATTTTATAAATACGTACGCCATAAGCTGTTTATCGGAATGGTGTGCTATAGTGGataaagtgctggactaggagATCAGAGGCTAGGATTTAGAGTATCTGGTCATACCTGAAGGTTACAGATTTTCTTGaataactcccattatctctctgcctcacagggttgttgtgaggataaaataaagtAAATCTATATACATTGCCCTGtgcccttttggaggaagggtaatatgaaaatatgataaaataaataGATCCTATAATAAAGTAATTAGAGCCTATCATAGCAACACAATAAGGGTAGCATAGTGCACGTACTGTTAGTAATAGTGCTTACGCTGAGCTCAATAAGCTCCTTGGTATTCTGGGAAGCTACATGTAATGAAGCAAGTAGGAAGATGGTTAGAGTGGAAGTGGTGCAAAACTCATAGTGAGCCAGATCAAATATTTGTTAGAGCTCATTATCAAGCCTACTCAGTGATTGTGATGACAGATTACACTGCTGTAATGTGCcatacatggagctgcctttgactatttagaaactgcagttagtgcaaaatgtggctactAGTTTACTAATGGATTGGGCATTATGAACATATGCCTGTGCTGTGccaactgcactggctcccagtccgTTTCTGGTTCAGTTCAAAGTACTAGCATGGACTTGTACAACCTTTTGCACTTAGGGTCAGAATACTTGAAGGACTATatataaaagcccagctgccctttgggtccttgggaacagctgcagcactagggggactgaagaagacttgccctgggagtgagtatctgagcatctgggtgcttgctgcttgctcctttgggttgctatcttttgagacagctgaagtccccgGTAGgttctgcaaggactgggaccttctgccagaccctggctccagagagaggctgcagttaatcgtgcaacctcttgcatcagctcctggctgcatcaggaggcataaaagcccagctgtccTTGGGCGGCGGGTGTGCTGCCACCGGGATTGCCAGCAAAGGGGCGACACCAAAGGGAGTTACCCCTTGGGGAGGTCCTTAGGGAGTCTCAACGTCGAGGGTGctatcctcttctatttttttctttcttttgtttttctaaccaatctggaggagatttggTAGTGGAGAGCgtgtggctcatgtgtagttcctgcgcagggtgagagcttgtgcagtgaactgaatgataggagaaagtcgccagatgccttcagagtgagagtctgtagctggcagaaggctggccctccct is a genomic window of Rhineura floridana isolate rRhiFlo1 chromosome 1, rRhiFlo1.hap2, whole genome shotgun sequence containing:
- the SNX18 gene encoding sorting nexin-18, with the translated sequence MALLRARALYDFKSENPGEISLREHEVLSLCSDQEIEGWFEGVNSRGDRGLFPASYVQVLRGPVAEPPVPLPVPTPARYANVPPGVFEPLATTPSTALNNPPPLQQQQQLPPPAAEPFQLPPPPATSGFSSFQAVPSTYGGSSYQTSQGSDDDWDDDWDDSSTVADEPGVLGSSYPDCENAGMGGGGPGDSSSRYRFSTRSDLSLSSRGSQPGGHLHHQVGGTGGAKSSATVSRNLNRFSTFVKSGGEAFVLGEASGFVKDGDKLCVVLGSYGPEWQENPYPFQCSIEDPTKQTKFKGMKSYIAYKLVPSHTGQQVHRRYKHFDWLYGRLVEKFPVISVPHLPEKQATGRFEEDFISKRRKGLAWWMDHMCSHPVLAQCDAFQHFLTCPSTDEKAWKQGKRKAEKDEMVGANFFLTISVPAGGPAALDLQEVESKVDGFKSFTKKMDESTIQLNQTVNEFARKQVTGFKKEYQKVGHSFKGLSQAFEMDQQAFSVGLNQAITFTAEAYDAIGELFAEQPRQDLDPVMDLLALYQGHLANFPDIIHVQKGALTKVKESKRHVEEGKMEVQKADGIQDRCNIISFATLAEIHHFHKIRVRDFKSQMQHFLQQQILFFQKVTQKLEEALHKYDSV